In a single window of the Thermomicrobiales bacterium genome:
- a CDS encoding HNH endonuclease, whose protein sequence is MRRLNVRLAQIDQCIRSSMFALSVRPTNPELEPGELLLLQLVKQEATLHEKLRSRIDFALVFDRLERDYNGTISRQYWPNEGRTWNWIVYGNMTVPTIPFSLENLQLSRRYDGQDNARRIDPIDEARILPFIQWSLAEQPHPELQIVPPATVSDTFQRAEILAALRNHDRIVETRQRAHVGLAEEAPLYSTNDGSEDSFIRFLTEETRYRRNPALADTLKSYYHYRCQVCGHDFEPRYGQSLAEGHHIQYLSAGGPDVSPNIIVLCPNHHRIIHATNARFDSQNLAYHYPNGLRERLILPDHLEPTGRHIRPAS, encoded by the coding sequence GTGCGCCGCCTCAACGTCCGGCTCGCACAAATTGATCAGTGCATCCGCTCATCGATGTTCGCGCTCAGCGTGCGACCAACGAATCCCGAGCTGGAGCCCGGTGAGCTGTTGCTACTCCAACTGGTGAAGCAGGAAGCGACGCTCCATGAGAAGTTGCGCAGTCGGATCGACTTCGCGCTCGTCTTCGATCGCCTGGAGCGCGACTACAACGGAACGATCAGCCGACAATACTGGCCGAACGAAGGGCGCACCTGGAACTGGATCGTCTACGGAAACATGACCGTTCCGACCATCCCGTTCAGCCTTGAGAACCTGCAACTCTCACGACGCTACGATGGTCAGGACAACGCTCGCCGGATCGATCCGATCGACGAAGCACGCATCCTGCCCTTTATCCAGTGGTCGCTCGCCGAACAGCCACATCCGGAGTTGCAGATCGTTCCACCAGCAACGGTATCTGACACGTTTCAACGAGCAGAAATCCTTGCAGCGCTTCGGAACCACGATCGTATCGTTGAGACACGTCAACGTGCGCACGTCGGACTCGCCGAGGAAGCGCCGCTGTACAGTACAAATGATGGCAGCGAGGATTCGTTTATCCGCTTCCTCACGGAAGAAACGCGCTACCGTCGCAACCCGGCACTTGCCGACACGCTCAAGTCCTACTACCACTACCGATGCCAGGTATGCGGCCACGACTTCGAGCCACGCTATGGACAATCCCTCGCGGAGGGCCATCACATTCAGTACTTGAGCGCGGGTGGCCCGGACGTTAGTCCGAACATCATCGTCCTCTGTCCGAATCATCACCGCATCATCCACGCAACCAATGCCAGATTCGACAGCCAGAACCTCGCCTATCACTATCCGAATGGACTGCGTGAGCGGCTGATCCTGCCCGACCATCTCGAACCGACGGGACGACATATTCGGCCCGCGTCATAA
- a CDS encoding MFS transporter, whose protein sequence is MSDGIAKIADDRSVFLTLCFATSMSVLTALALSPFLSAIGDDLATSTALLGQAVMVSSLVGALVGLAIGPSAEWLGYRRLLLLGLVALVLCNIGIAAAPSFGFLVGAQLLSGISAATISPMAFAIAGNRYHGDVRRQVISRMFASASVASIIGFPILTFIGSQLSWRWSFLALAVVAAAGLALTSATLERDVVTAHDPLRLGALLGTYLPLVRFPPLVRVYAAQFGRGVAWTGMLTYIGAFLVEELGRSLQEAGLIWLVLGPGFMAGSLLVSGPLRHLEPRRTFLVTASSMGILVGVVFIVQPPILLTWLALLVGSFFGGIAEVTAVTIMSTETPTAQGTTMALNSSVTRFGTAFGALLGGVLLAIGDYPALGLGLPLVALFGAVICVWSGGRRATPTLPVVGESISEG, encoded by the coding sequence GTGAGCGACGGTATCGCCAAAATCGCCGACGACCGCTCAGTCTTCCTGACGCTCTGTTTCGCGACCTCGATGAGCGTGCTGACTGCGCTCGCGCTATCGCCATTTCTCTCCGCAATCGGCGACGATCTGGCGACCTCGACGGCGCTGCTCGGTCAGGCCGTGATGGTGTCGTCGCTGGTCGGCGCGCTGGTCGGGCTGGCAATCGGCCCTTCTGCCGAGTGGCTCGGCTATCGTCGCTTGCTGCTGCTCGGGCTGGTGGCGCTGGTGCTGTGCAACATCGGGATTGCCGCTGCGCCGAGCTTCGGCTTCCTCGTCGGTGCGCAACTGCTCAGTGGCATCAGCGCCGCGACGATCTCGCCGATGGCGTTCGCCATTGCCGGGAATCGCTACCACGGCGATGTGCGCCGCCAGGTCATCAGCCGCATGTTCGCGTCGGCCTCGGTCGCCAGCATCATCGGCTTCCCGATTCTGACGTTCATCGGCAGCCAGCTCTCGTGGCGCTGGTCGTTTCTCGCGCTGGCCGTTGTCGCCGCTGCCGGGCTGGCGCTGACCTCGGCGACGCTGGAGCGCGATGTCGTGACGGCGCACGATCCGTTGCGTCTGGGTGCGTTGCTCGGCACCTACCTGCCGCTCGTGCGCTTCCCGCCGCTGGTGCGTGTCTATGCCGCCCAGTTCGGTCGTGGCGTCGCCTGGACGGGGATGCTGACCTACATTGGCGCGTTCCTCGTCGAGGAGCTGGGTCGCTCGCTGCAGGAGGCCGGCCTGATCTGGCTGGTGCTCGGCCCCGGCTTCATGGCTGGCAGTCTGCTCGTCAGCGGCCCGCTGCGCCACCTGGAGCCGCGCCGCACATTCCTGGTGACGGCCTCGTCGATGGGCATCCTGGTTGGCGTCGTCTTCATCGTCCAGCCGCCGATCCTGCTCACCTGGCTGGCGCTGCTGGTCGGTTCGTTCTTTGGCGGTATCGCCGAGGTCACGGCAGTGACGATCATGTCAACCGAAACGCCGACCGCGCAGGGCACGACGATGGCGCTGAACTCGTCCGTCACCCGCTTCGGCACCGCGTTCGGCGCGTTGCTCGGTGGCGTGCTGCTCGCGATCGGCGATTACCCGGCGCTCGGCCTCGGTCTGCCGCTGGTTGCACTCTTCGGTGCGGTGATCTGCGTCTGGTCCGGCGGGCGTCGTGCGACCCCGACCCTGCCGGTTGTCGGCGAGTCGA
- a CDS encoding TerC family protein, giving the protein MDWLANPEIWVALLTLTALEIVLGIDNIIFISILAGKLPAEQQERARLLGLGLAMFMRIALLFSLSWVIGLTDPIFEIVGQEISGRDLILIFGGLFLIAKSTTEIHGKLEGEEGHASARVPASFVNVIVQILLLDIVFSLDSVITAVGMADDIEVMIAAVVIAVGVMMVSSGPISRFVESRPTVKILALSFLLLIGVSLLIEGFDRHVPKGYIYFAMGFSVLVEMLNLRLRSVTAPQSQPPVALRHAYAEDSTTTVSGGSDQ; this is encoded by the coding sequence ATGGACTGGCTGGCTAACCCGGAGATCTGGGTCGCACTGCTGACCTTGACGGCCCTGGAGATCGTCCTCGGCATCGACAACATCATCTTCATCTCGATTCTGGCCGGGAAGCTGCCGGCCGAGCAGCAGGAGCGCGCGCGACTGCTCGGGCTGGGGCTGGCGATGTTCATGCGCATCGCGTTGCTGTTCTCGCTGTCGTGGGTGATCGGGCTGACCGATCCGATCTTCGAGATCGTGGGGCAGGAGATCTCCGGGCGTGACCTCATCCTGATCTTCGGTGGTCTGTTCCTGATAGCCAAGAGTACGACCGAGATACACGGCAAGCTGGAGGGTGAGGAAGGCCATGCCAGCGCCCGTGTGCCCGCCTCGTTCGTCAACGTCATCGTGCAGATTCTGCTGCTCGACATCGTCTTCTCGCTCGATTCGGTGATTACGGCAGTCGGCATGGCCGACGACATCGAGGTGATGATCGCCGCTGTCGTCATTGCCGTTGGTGTCATGATGGTCTCGTCCGGGCCAATCAGTCGGTTCGTTGAGTCGCGTCCGACGGTGAAGATTCTGGCGCTGTCGTTCCTGCTGCTGATCGGTGTGTCGCTGCTGATTGAAGGGTTCGATCGCCACGTTCCGAAGGGCTACATCTACTTCGCGATGGGCTTCTCCGTCCTGGTGGAGATGCTGAACCTGCGCCTGCGCTCGGTAACTGCGCCGCAATCGCAGCCGCCTGTTGCGCTGCGTCACGCATACGCCGAAGATTCCACGACGACCGTCTCTGGCGGGTCGGATCAGTAG
- a CDS encoding cytochrome P450, with product MSATVAIDSGSDAVRSDPHPVYRRLREESPVIWNEVTRSWIVSRYDDVAGLFIDPRMSSARTEAIFSTLPDEVRPEMEPLRNVLGSRMLLTDPPEHTRLKSLVMKAFSAKTTETRREHIRQLCDGFLDRAAERGAVDIVADLAQPLPSWVIADLLGVPPDDQPRFTRWSHDQVRVYDRPGTVGERVAVMRQGQQSMLEMRAFLEAIIDERRREPREDLISELVAAEESGDRLSTEELVVMVVALLVGGNNSTAHLIGNAALSLLRQPEVAARLRDDPALVRPAIEEVLRWESPVQATSRVVRDEPIALHGREMAVGDSVHLFIGSANRDPSQFPDPDTFDPARKPNRHLTFGGGPHFCLGSSTARAVAQTAIQSLVERFPNARLATDDVTWQEGFSFRSVVALPVVLAG from the coding sequence GTGTCTGCAACTGTCGCGATCGACTCTGGCTCTGACGCGGTGCGGTCCGATCCGCATCCCGTCTATCGCCGCTTGCGCGAGGAGTCGCCGGTGATCTGGAACGAGGTGACCCGCTCGTGGATCGTGAGCCGCTACGACGATGTCGCCGGGCTGTTCATCGATCCGCGCATGTCCTCGGCCCGCACTGAGGCGATCTTCTCGACGCTGCCAGACGAGGTGCGGCCCGAGATGGAGCCGCTGCGCAACGTCCTCGGCAGCCGCATGCTGCTGACCGACCCGCCGGAGCACACGCGGCTGAAGAGTCTGGTGATGAAGGCGTTCTCGGCCAAGACCACCGAGACGCGCCGCGAGCACATCCGGCAGCTGTGTGATGGCTTCCTCGATCGCGCCGCCGAGCGCGGTGCGGTGGATATCGTCGCCGATCTGGCGCAGCCGCTGCCGAGCTGGGTGATCGCCGATCTGCTGGGCGTGCCGCCCGACGATCAGCCGCGCTTCACGCGTTGGAGTCACGATCAGGTGCGGGTATACGACCGACCCGGCACGGTCGGCGAGCGTGTCGCGGTGATGCGTCAGGGCCAGCAGAGCATGCTGGAGATGCGCGCGTTTTTGGAAGCGATCATCGACGAGCGTCGGCGAGAGCCGCGTGAGGATCTGATCTCCGAGCTGGTTGCGGCGGAAGAGTCGGGCGACCGGCTCTCGACCGAGGAGCTCGTTGTGATGGTTGTGGCGTTGCTGGTCGGCGGCAACAATTCGACGGCACATCTGATCGGCAACGCGGCGCTGTCGCTGCTGCGGCAGCCGGAAGTCGCTGCCCGGCTGCGCGACGACCCGGCGCTGGTGCGGCCGGCGATCGAGGAGGTGCTGCGCTGGGAGAGTCCGGTGCAGGCGACCAGCCGCGTCGTGCGCGACGAGCCGATTGCGCTGCACGGGCGCGAGATGGCGGTCGGCGATAGTGTGCATCTGTTCATCGGCTCGGCCAATCGCGACCCGTCACAGTTCCCCGATCCGGACACCTTCGACCCGGCGCGCAAGCCGAACCGGCACCTGACCTTCGGCGGCGGGCCGCACTTCTGCCTCGGGTCGTCAACTGCGCGGGCGGTCGCGCAGACGGCGATTCAATCGCTCGTCGAGCGGTTTCCCAACGCGCGGCTCGCCACGGACGACGTGACCTGGCAGGAGGGCTTTTCGTTCAGGAGTGTCGTGGCGCTGCCGGTGGTGCTCGCGGGGTAA